The following is a genomic window from Aquificaceae bacterium.
TACATGGCAATACTTACAGGCTCTTGTGCAAACATTTCCTAATATAAGAAAGGTTGCGGTTCCCTTTGAAAAACACTCTCCCATATTGGGACAGAGAGATTCTTCACAAACAGTATTGAGAGAATATTTTTTGACTATCCGCAAGGTTTTTCCGATTAGTTCTGTCTGGGGTGCCTTAACTGAGAACATATTTCAAAAGCTCCCTTTTGCCCTTGCCTTCCTTTGAAGAGGTCAAGACCACCTCTGCGTCGGACACTTCCCTTAACCTCTTTAGACTTGAGCTAATCTCCTTTTGGCTTGCTCTGTCGCACTTGGTAAGAGCTATGACATAAGGAAGTCTAAGGCTCTGTAACCATTGGATGCTTTCCATATCAAGCTCTGTAGGACCTACAAGACTATCAATGAGCAGAACTACCAGCTTTATATTCCTCCAGCAGGTATGGAAGTAGTTTTCTATGACCCTTTTCCATTCATCCCTTAGCCTTTTTGAAACCTTAGCATATCCATAACCCGGCAAGTCTACAAGGTATAGGTCATACTCTTCAAGCAGGAAAAAGTTTATAGCTCTTGTTCTACCCGGTTCCTTGCTTACTCTTGCTATGTCCTGCCCTACGAGCATGTTTATCAAAGAGGACTTTCCCACGTTTGACCTTCCCACAAAGACCACATGCCTTAGCTCATCTTCTGGAAAATTTTCAAAAAAGCTCCCTACAAACCTAACCCTCATATCATCCTGCTTTTTTCCAAACTCTCCTTTACTTCACCCACAAGATATAGAGAGCCAAGAACCAATAAGTCTTCCTTTATTTCCAGGACCTGCTCCGCACTATCAAGAAAAAGCACTTCTCTAAAGCCCACTTCCTTTGCCTTTTCGTATAGCTTTGTCAAATCTTCACCTCTGTGATGCTTTAAGGGAACCAAGTAGACCCTCTCTGAAAGCTCTCTTAGGTAAGAAAGAGAAAGCTCCCACTCCTTATCCCTAAGGGCGGTAAAAACAGGCGTAAGGCTTCCAAAGTGCCTTTTTACTTCCTTTACAACCCTTGCCACACCGTCTGGATTGTGAGCTCCATCAAGCAAAAGTAAAGGCTTTTCCCTTAATACCTCCATCCTTCCTTCCCACCTTGTGTCCCTTAGTGCCTTTTTGAGAGGCTCTTCTTTCAAATCAATCAAAAGCCCCACAGCTTTTATGGCAAGGCTTGCATTGTCTATTTGATACTTACCCCACAGACCAAGCTCTGCATTTCTAAGCTCCACTTTTTCATCTTGATAAAAGTCTAATATGGTCCTTGTCCCCTCAACCCTTCCCGCAGAAAAAAAGTCTATACCTGCCACCCATAGGTCCCTTATATCGCATAGCTCAAGGGCTTTCGTGTAAAGTGGATACCTCATGCTTCCCAAAACTAAGGGCTTTCCCCTTCT
Proteins encoded in this region:
- a CDS encoding radical SAM protein, producing the protein MFSVKAPQTELIGKTLRIVKKYSLNTVCEESLCPNMGECFSKGTATFLILGNVCTRACKYCHVSTGKPKPPDPSEPVRLYYAVKELGLKHVVITSVDRDDLPDYGAEHFKRCVEFLKS
- the yihA gene encoding ribosome biogenesis GTP-binding protein YihA/YsxC; the protein is MRVRFVGSFFENFPEDELRHVVFVGRSNVGKSSLINMLVGQDIARVSKEPGRTRAINFFLLEEYDLYLVDLPGYGYAKVSKRLRDEWKRVIENYFHTCWRNIKLVVLLIDSLVGPTELDMESIQWLQSLRLPYVIALTKCDRASQKEISSSLKRLREVSDAEVVLTSSKEGKGKRELLKYVLS
- a CDS encoding folylpolyglutamate synthase/dihydrofolate synthase family protein, which encodes MRIYDLYEGKDYQIVPTLDRIERAVSYLSFKPSYISLQIGGTNGKGSTCAFAQNILRHHGYKVGWFVSPHLFEERERWRINGEKISEERLSEYVKELKGVFERFELTYFEACTLVALLYFEEEGVDFAVFEVGMGGRWDATKVCQPEVCVITNVQRDHTKWLGKDCESRAVEKLGIYRRGKPLVLGSMRYPLYTKALELCDIRDLWVAGIDFFSAGRVEGTRTILDFYQDEKVELRNAELGLWGKYQIDNASLAIKAVGLLIDLKEEPLKKALRDTRWEGRMEVLREKPLLLLDGAHNPDGVARVVKEVKRHFGSLTPVFTALRDKEWELSLSYLRELSERVYLVPLKHHRGEDLTKLYEKAKEVGFREVLFLDSAEQVLEIKEDLLVLGSLYLVGEVKESLEKSRMI